A DNA window from bacterium contains the following coding sequences:
- the phnH gene encoding phosphonate C-P lyase system protein PhnH, with protein sequence MKIQPICKPQSSVWEPAIQQKAFRQLMNAFAFPGSLETMLPEGQGHDNMVLRLILATLTDGEVTVADPHYLIDDQDWPKLETIKEAPEKARFIVARGDVAPKFSPALGSLECPEMGATVILGVTHIGRGESLIMRGPGIQSENEVACSGLNPEWMSKRSGWNGAFPLGVDMILFDAASVIAIPRTTRITIKEGQSWDM encoded by the coding sequence ATGAAGATTCAACCAATCTGCAAACCACAATCATCCGTATGGGAACCAGCCATACAGCAAAAGGCTTTTCGCCAACTGATGAACGCCTTCGCCTTCCCCGGCTCGCTTGAAACGATGCTGCCGGAGGGTCAAGGCCATGACAACATGGTACTGCGCCTGATTCTGGCGACTCTGACCGATGGAGAAGTAACCGTCGCCGATCCGCATTATTTGATTGACGACCAGGACTGGCCGAAACTCGAAACAATCAAGGAAGCACCGGAAAAGGCGAGATTCATTGTCGCTCGCGGCGATGTCGCCCCGAAGTTTTCCCCCGCTCTTGGTTCTCTAGAATGCCCCGAGATGGGAGCGACCGTCATCCTGGGCGTTACCCACATCGGCCGGGGCGAATCCCTGATCATGCGAGGCCCCGGGATTCAGTCCGAGAATGAAGTCGCCTGCTCGGGGCTCAACCCGGAATGGATGAGCAAACGAAGCGGGTGGAACGGAGCGTTTCCGCTGGGCGTGGACATGATTCTCTTTGATGCGGCAAGTGTCATCGCCATCCCCCGTACCACGCGGATCACGATAAAGGAAGGACAGTCATGGGATATGTAG
- a CDS encoding carbon-phosphorus lyase complex subunit PhnI produces the protein MGYVAIKGGGIAIKGSLEAMEALRTAEGEQGVPLSLSAIENQLRLLTSRIVSEGGLYHPRLAALAIKQMQGDTLEAAFALRAYRSTKPRLLATPVQETNRMRVIRRISSAFKDIPGGQMLGATFDYALRLMRIDLADEAPDIFRGIAAKFMGETPTSALPETFSKVVDALRNEGLLPQDPARAIEPFDITREPLIFPIPRSAILASMARAETGSLLALAYSNMRGYGDVHPTIAELRVGYLPVFLPHPITGEEIEAGEVLITECEVVAMYENSDNKSKPVFTLGYGACFGHNETKAISMAILDRALQKGMKEGPANPSEDPEFVVLHIDGVDSMGFANHYKMPHYVTFQSDMDRLRTTQAKAEQKQGNEK, from the coding sequence ATGGGATATGTAGCAATCAAAGGGGGCGGCATCGCCATCAAGGGTTCATTGGAAGCGATGGAAGCACTGCGCACCGCCGAAGGGGAACAAGGCGTTCCTCTTTCCCTGTCCGCCATCGAGAATCAACTGCGTCTGCTCACGTCCCGCATCGTTTCCGAAGGCGGGCTGTATCATCCGCGCCTTGCCGCCCTGGCGATTAAACAGATGCAGGGAGATACCCTTGAGGCGGCCTTTGCCCTGCGCGCCTACCGCTCCACCAAGCCACGTCTGCTGGCCACTCCGGTACAGGAAACCAATCGCATGCGCGTCATACGCCGCATTTCCAGCGCGTTCAAGGATATACCCGGCGGACAGATGCTGGGTGCGACCTTTGATTACGCGCTACGGCTCATGCGCATCGATCTGGCGGACGAAGCTCCCGATATTTTTCGCGGAATCGCCGCCAAATTCATGGGCGAAACCCCGACCAGCGCCCTGCCCGAAACCTTTTCCAAGGTTGTGGATGCGTTGCGAAACGAGGGTCTGCTGCCCCAGGACCCCGCCCGCGCCATCGAGCCCTTCGATATCACACGGGAACCGCTCATTTTCCCCATTCCCCGCTCGGCCATTCTGGCGAGCATGGCGAGGGCGGAGACCGGCTCCCTGCTGGCCCTGGCCTATTCCAACATGCGCGGCTATGGCGATGTCCATCCGACCATCGCCGAGCTGCGCGTGGGCTACCTCCCGGTTTTCCTGCCCCATCCAATAACCGGAGAAGAGATTGAGGCCGGGGAAGTGCTCATCACGGAATGCGAGGTGGTTGCCATGTACGAAAACAGCGACAACAAGAGCAAGCCGGTGTTCACGCTCGGCTACGGAGCATGCTTCGGACACAACGAAACCAAGGCGATCAGCATGGCGATATTGGATCGCGCCCTGCAAAAAGGGATGAAGGAAGGTCCGGCGAATCCGTCCGAAGATCCGGAGTTTGTTGTCCTGCATATCGATGGCGTTGATTCCATGGGTTTCGCCAATCATTACAAGATGCCGCATTACGTGACGTTCCAGTCGGACATGGATCGGTTGCGCACGACACAAGCGAAAGCGGAGCAAAAACAAGGAAACGAAAAATGA
- a CDS encoding alpha-D-ribose 1-methylphosphonate 5-phosphate C-P-lyase PhnJ, protein MNPYYELPQDEAGYSFGFLDEYAKREVRRNILKAICIPGYQTPYASREMPMGRGFGTGGLQLTLSLIGRGDTLKVIDQGADDSVNAVNLRHFIELTCPGVDTTERTQDATLIQSRHRFPEMRMTSAQTLVLQVPYPDPLVVVEPSEARRKIMHGEGDYSRLLTKLYEDIVHFDEITISHRYPTRINGHYVLDPSPIPRFDVPKLHQSPALILFGAGREKKIYAVPPYTNAEPLVFEDVPFRTEDFSDAQGRRRSCHRCGATDSFLDEFTNNDGERIYQCSDSDYCHQRLSTQHSAVNEASR, encoded by the coding sequence ATGAACCCATATTATGAATTGCCGCAGGACGAAGCGGGATACAGCTTCGGTTTCCTGGATGAATACGCAAAGCGGGAAGTGAGACGCAACATTCTCAAGGCCATCTGCATCCCCGGATATCAGACCCCCTACGCCTCCCGTGAAATGCCGATGGGACGTGGTTTCGGCACGGGTGGCCTGCAACTGACCCTGAGTCTTATCGGTCGGGGCGACACCCTGAAAGTCATCGACCAGGGAGCGGATGATTCGGTGAACGCGGTCAATCTGCGCCATTTTATCGAGTTGACCTGCCCTGGCGTGGACACCACGGAACGTACACAGGATGCGACCCTCATTCAATCACGTCACCGCTTCCCCGAAATGCGGATGACGAGTGCGCAAACCCTGGTGTTGCAGGTGCCATATCCAGATCCGCTGGTCGTTGTCGAGCCTTCGGAAGCACGGCGCAAGATCATGCACGGCGAGGGAGATTATTCGCGGCTGCTGACCAAACTTTATGAGGACATCGTCCATTTCGACGAAATCACCATCTCGCACCGCTATCCCACGCGCATCAACGGGCATTACGTGCTTGATCCCAGCCCTATTCCCCGGTTCGATGTACCGAAGCTTCACCAGTCGCCCGCGCTGATTCTGTTCGGGGCCGGTCGTGAAAAAAAGATATACGCGGTGCCGCCCTATACCAACGCGGAACCCCTGGTCTTTGAGGACGTACCGTTCAGGACGGAGGACTTTTCCGACGCACAGGGGCGGCGGCGATCCTGCCACCGTTGCGGCGCGACGGATTCTTTTCTGGATGAATTCACCAACAATGACGGCGAGCGGATCTATCAATGCTCCGACTCGGATTACTGCCATCAGCGGTTGTCCACGCAACACAGTGCCGTAAATGAGGCTTCGCGATGA
- a CDS encoding ATP-binding cassette domain-containing protein, which produces MKKNLGVKNLGKIHGSGCPRCLESTGPDAGSNICSHCGSVVAAANISFDLHAGEIFGIMGESGSGKSTIVKMLFFDEEPSLGEAVFFDDERQWDLFSVNAAEQRWLRNHRFGIVYQNPHLGLNFNFSAGGNIAERLLMSDLAHYGQIRERARDLLTRTEVMPERMDESPKKFSGGMQQRVQIAKALSTSPPVLFLDEVTTGLDLSVQARILDLILEIQQELGTAMIAVTHDLGVIRLLATRTIVMKNGRIIEAGLTDQILEDPQHAYTQQLIASAL; this is translated from the coding sequence ATGAAAAAAAATCTTGGAGTAAAAAACCTTGGCAAGATTCACGGCTCCGGGTGCCCTCGCTGCCTTGAAAGCACCGGGCCGGACGCGGGCAGCAACATCTGCTCCCACTGCGGCTCCGTTGTGGCCGCCGCCAATATAAGTTTTGATCTGCATGCCGGAGAAATTTTCGGCATCATGGGCGAATCAGGCAGCGGCAAATCAACCATCGTGAAAATGCTTTTTTTCGATGAAGAGCCATCACTTGGTGAGGCCGTTTTTTTTGATGACGAACGCCAGTGGGACCTGTTCAGCGTAAACGCCGCCGAGCAGAGGTGGCTGCGCAATCATCGTTTCGGCATCGTCTATCAAAACCCCCATCTTGGACTTAATTTCAATTTTTCAGCGGGCGGCAACATCGCCGAGCGGCTTCTCATGAGCGATCTTGCCCATTACGGCCAAATTCGCGAGCGGGCTCGCGATCTGCTGACCCGCACCGAGGTCATGCCCGAACGGATGGATGAATCCCCGAAAAAGTTTTCCGGCGGCATGCAACAACGGGTTCAGATCGCCAAGGCGTTGTCCACAAGCCCCCCTGTCCTCTTTCTGGATGAAGTAACCACCGGCCTCGACCTGTCGGTCCAGGCCAGGATTCTCGACCTCATTCTGGAAATCCAACAGGAACTCGGCACGGCAATGATCGCGGTGACCCATGATCTTGGAGTCATACGCTTGCTGGCGACTCGTACAATCGTCATGAAAAACGGACGAATCATCGAGGCAGGGTTGACGGACCAGATACTTGAAGACCCCCAGCACGCCTATACCCAGCAGCTTATAGCGTCCGCATTATAA
- the phnL gene encoding phosphonate C-P lyase system protein PhnL, protein MVNTPILTVEKLNKRFFLHEQKTFIPSCAEVDLTVCDKEMTALVGPTGCGKSSVLKCVYRTYLPRDGRILYHAEDGHTTDLAQASDHRILELRKRDIGFVTQFLHCLPRKATLDVVGEPLVVRGEKKAAARDAAADILRLLNVPERLWHVPPATFSGGEKQRVNLARGLISRPRLLLLDEPTASLDPATTERVIDLLSAIKAKGVAMLAVFHHPELVRRLADRVVELTPQGAEFHTTEGNIQ, encoded by the coding sequence ATGGTGAACACACCGATTTTGACAGTTGAAAAATTAAACAAGCGATTTTTCCTGCACGAGCAGAAAACGTTCATTCCTTCCTGCGCCGAGGTCGACCTGACGGTTTGCGACAAGGAGATGACGGCCCTGGTGGGGCCGACCGGCTGCGGGAAATCATCCGTTCTGAAATGCGTCTATCGCACCTATCTTCCGCGCGACGGCCGCATCCTCTATCACGCCGAGGACGGGCATACCACCGATCTGGCGCAGGCGTCGGATCACCGGATACTGGAGCTGAGGAAGCGTGATATCGGGTTTGTGACCCAGTTCCTCCACTGTCTGCCGCGAAAGGCCACTTTGGATGTGGTCGGGGAGCCGCTGGTCGTTCGAGGCGAGAAAAAAGCAGCGGCCCGTGACGCCGCCGCCGATATTCTGCGTCTTCTCAATGTCCCGGAGCGCCTCTGGCATGTGCCGCCCGCCACATTCTCCGGAGGAGAAAAGCAACGGGTCAACCTGGCGCGCGGGCTCATTTCAAGACCGCGTCTGCTCTTGCTTGACGAACCCACGGCAAGTCTTGATCCGGCGACCACCGAACGCGTCATCGATCTTCTTTCAGCCATCAAGGCCAAGGGAGTCGCCATGCTGGCCGTTTTCCACCACCCCGAACTGGTCCGCCGACTCGCGGACCGGGTCGTTGAACTGACGCCTCAAGGGGCGGAATTTCATACAACAGAGGGAAATATACAATGA
- the phnP gene encoding phosphonate metabolism protein PhnP, giving the protein MRLVLLGTGDAGGVPLYGCHCPACERARLDPRFIRRPSTALVETGGTRLLIDAGLTDLAERFPAGTLSSILLTHYHPDHVQGLFHLRWGMGKQIDVWSPPDPEGCADLYKNSGLLRFHWLQKFEPTLMGDVTVTPVPMIHSKITFGYCLEAGGARIAYLCDTIGLPPDSTKFLKQWRPDCIVLDCCYPPQERPPRNHNDVKRALECVDVIGARKAIFIHLSHELDLWLMEHDKTLAGHILIGYDGLTIDLPERGNV; this is encoded by the coding sequence TTGCGTTTAGTCTTGCTGGGAACGGGCGACGCCGGCGGTGTGCCGCTTTATGGCTGCCATTGTCCGGCCTGTGAACGGGCAAGGCTCGATCCGCGTTTCATTCGGCGGCCAAGCACGGCGCTTGTTGAAACAGGCGGAACACGACTCTTGATCGACGCGGGATTGACCGATCTTGCCGAACGTTTCCCTGCGGGGACGCTATCATCGATCCTGCTCACCCACTATCATCCCGATCATGTTCAGGGTCTGTTTCACCTCCGATGGGGCATGGGGAAGCAGATTGATGTCTGGTCCCCTCCCGACCCGGAAGGTTGTGCCGATCTGTATAAAAACAGCGGATTGCTGAGGTTTCACTGGTTACAGAAATTCGAACCGACTCTGATGGGTGACGTGACGGTTACCCCTGTGCCGATGATTCATTCCAAAATAACCTTCGGCTACTGCCTAGAAGCAGGCGGTGCAAGGATTGCGTATCTTTGCGACACCATCGGCCTGCCGCCCGACAGCACGAAGTTTCTGAAGCAGTGGCGGCCTGATTGCATAGTCCTTGACTGTTGTTATCCACCCCAGGAAAGACCACCGCGCAATCACAACGATGTGAAACGCGCCCTGGAATGCGTGGACGTCATCGGAGCCCGGAAGGCGATCTTCATCCATTTGAGCCATGAACTGGACCTGTGGCTGATGGAGCATGACAAGACCCTGGCCGGGCACATTCTCATTGGCTATGATGGATTGACCATCGATTTACCAGAACGTGGAAACGTCTGA
- a CDS encoding alpha-D-ribose 1-methylphosphonate 5-triphosphate diphosphatase, translated as MKRTLLIHARVVFPTEVRDDIAVLIEDGRIAALDPDDTRNTEIIDLSGRLLIPGMIDLHCDALEKEIEPRPNVHFPLDFACAQADKRNAVAGITTVFHALSFANHELGVRNNVFAAEIARAVQAWQLHALVDNRVHVRYEVTDDTAPPVLSELIENGDAHMMSFMDHSPGQGQFRDVETYRDYLARTYKTDEDSLDSIMTRKLAAAQGAMERMKALAEQARKHNVSIASHDDDSPDKVTTVQGLGAVISEFPINLETARAAREKGLSTLFGAPNILRGKSQSGNMRALDVVESGVADCLCGDYSPAALLPSIMRLPALTDISLCQAVAMVTVNPARAAGLADRGEIAIGKRADLVVVKMLGSLPQAEKVWVGGTSILSAYFDHA; from the coding sequence ATGAAGCGAACTTTGCTGATCCATGCCCGGGTGGTTTTCCCAACCGAAGTGCGTGACGACATCGCCGTTTTAATAGAGGACGGCCGCATTGCCGCCCTTGATCCGGATGATACGAGAAATACCGAAATTATCGATCTTTCCGGGAGGCTTCTTATCCCCGGCATGATCGACCTGCATTGCGACGCGCTGGAAAAGGAAATCGAACCAAGGCCAAACGTGCACTTTCCCCTCGATTTTGCCTGCGCCCAAGCGGACAAACGCAACGCCGTGGCCGGTATTACGACGGTATTTCACGCCCTGTCTTTTGCCAATCATGAATTGGGAGTGCGCAACAACGTCTTCGCCGCAGAGATCGCCCGCGCCGTTCAAGCCTGGCAACTCCATGCCCTTGTCGATAATCGGGTGCATGTCCGCTATGAGGTCACCGATGACACCGCACCCCCGGTTTTGTCTGAACTCATCGAAAACGGCGATGCCCACATGATGTCCTTCATGGATCACAGCCCCGGTCAAGGCCAGTTCCGCGACGTGGAGACCTACCGCGATTACCTCGCCCGCACCTACAAGACCGACGAGGACTCGCTTGACTCCATCATGACACGCAAACTGGCGGCCGCGCAGGGAGCCATGGAGCGCATGAAGGCCCTGGCCGAGCAGGCACGGAAGCATAATGTGTCCATCGCCAGCCATGACGACGACTCGCCGGACAAGGTCACCACTGTACAGGGGCTGGGCGCGGTCATTTCCGAGTTCCCGATCAATCTGGAAACCGCCCGCGCAGCTCGCGAAAAGGGTCTCTCCACCCTTTTCGGAGCGCCCAATATCCTGCGCGGAAAATCCCAGTCGGGCAACATGCGGGCTCTCGACGTGGTCGAGAGTGGGGTGGCCGACTGCCTCTGCGGCGACTATTCCCCAGCGGCGTTGCTGCCATCCATCATGCGTCTTCCAGCCCTTACGGATATTTCCCTCTGCCAGGCAGTGGCCATGGTGACCGTCAATCCTGCGCGCGCCGCAGGCCTGGCTGATCGCGGAGAGATAGCGATTGGCAAGCGCGCGGATCTTGTTGTCGTAAAGATGCTCGGCTCTCTGCCGCAGGCGGAAAAAGTCTGGGTGGGAGGTACCTCCATACTCTCAGCGTATTTTGATCATGCGTGA
- the phnN gene encoding phosphonate metabolism protein/1,5-bisphosphokinase (PRPP-forming) PhnN, whose protein sequence is MKNRLMYVMGASGSGKDSLMRYAREKLARHPNIVFAHRYITRPADAGGENHVSLSPDEFASRAAAGLFALHWQSHGHHYGIGIEINQWLANGATVIVNGSREYLPHVVSRYGDVVPLLIEVSPDVLRERLLSRGRETREQVEKRLQRHQVFADAFVGCLKVNNDGQLHEGGDTLIGLILHYSVNDCLQSDMCICS, encoded by the coding sequence ATGAAAAACCGACTCATGTACGTCATGGGGGCATCGGGAAGCGGTAAAGACAGCCTGATGCGTTACGCCCGGGAAAAACTTGCCAGGCACCCCAATATCGTTTTCGCCCATCGCTATATCACTCGTCCTGCGGACGCCGGAGGAGAGAACCATGTGTCGCTCTCCCCGGACGAATTCGCCTCGCGCGCGGCGGCCGGGCTATTCGCGCTTCATTGGCAGAGCCACGGCCATCATTACGGGATCGGCATCGAAATCAACCAGTGGCTGGCAAACGGCGCGACCGTAATCGTGAACGGTTCACGCGAATATCTGCCCCACGTGGTCAGTCGCTATGGAGATGTGGTGCCGCTCTTGATCGAGGTTTCCCCGGACGTGCTCCGGGAACGGCTCCTGAGCCGGGGCCGCGAGACCAGAGAACAGGTCGAAAAACGATTGCAGCGTCACCAGGTTTTTGCAGACGCCTTCGTGGGCTGTCTCAAGGTCAATAACGACGGACAGCTTCACGAAGGTGGTGATACGTTGATTGGTCTCATCCTGCATTATTCCGTGAATGACTGTTTACAGTCCGACATGTGTATTTGTTCATGA